One stretch of Trichocoleus desertorum ATA4-8-CV12 DNA includes these proteins:
- a CDS encoding acetamidase/formamidase family protein — protein sequence MVRQNHTWLLAGLILGIWGFHSPAGAKEYLLKSTPETVIWGRLYGKTAKPALRIRSGDTVTIETVSHEGILEDQSRDGTAAGAIEFLTQKGVPEKEILQDQLTIRANVPHDGKGPHVVTGPIYVEGAMPGDVLQIETLKIEHRASYGFISSRKGKGTLPGEYPVGDKVADSKYIKIVTDPQAVQAILRTRQGQTTSPLQYANFKREGITGLGILQPDRPGSPSYEIPLKPFMGLIGVAPENDAETENSVPPGRYGGNIDLNLITAGTTLYLPVQVPGALMYTGDPHCAQGDGEVALTAIECSLKPTFRITLRKDLAARKTFTAPFLETPIAFVPIGLNQDLDEAMKDAVRKSLTFITEVTPLNGQEALQLSSAAVDFEVTQVVDIVKGIHGVIMKDLIKVNRIK from the coding sequence ATGGTGAGGCAAAACCACACCTGGTTATTGGCTGGATTGATTCTAGGCATTTGGGGTTTCCACTCTCCCGCTGGGGCAAAAGAATATCTGCTTAAATCCACCCCAGAAACTGTGATTTGGGGACGTCTGTATGGCAAGACAGCTAAGCCTGCTCTACGCATTCGATCCGGAGACACTGTAACCATTGAAACCGTCTCTCATGAGGGCATTTTAGAAGACCAGTCACGGGATGGCACTGCTGCTGGAGCCATTGAGTTTTTGACTCAGAAGGGAGTGCCCGAAAAAGAGATCCTGCAAGACCAACTGACTATCCGAGCGAACGTCCCTCATGATGGCAAAGGACCTCACGTTGTCACAGGCCCTATCTACGTCGAAGGAGCTATGCCCGGAGATGTCTTGCAGATTGAAACTCTCAAGATTGAGCATCGTGCCTCCTATGGGTTTATTAGTAGCCGTAAGGGTAAAGGTACATTGCCCGGAGAATATCCTGTGGGAGATAAGGTTGCTGATAGCAAATACATCAAAATCGTGACTGATCCTCAAGCTGTTCAGGCGATTCTGAGAACTCGTCAAGGACAGACTACTTCTCCTCTCCAGTACGCCAACTTCAAGCGAGAGGGAATTACTGGATTAGGAATTCTACAACCTGACAGGCCCGGTTCTCCCTCCTATGAGATTCCCTTAAAACCATTCATGGGGCTAATTGGCGTCGCTCCTGAAAACGATGCTGAAACTGAAAACTCGGTTCCTCCAGGCCGCTATGGGGGCAATATTGACCTGAATTTAATTACGGCGGGAACTACGCTATATCTCCCTGTGCAAGTGCCTGGTGCTCTCATGTATACGGGTGATCCTCATTGTGCTCAAGGAGATGGAGAGGTTGCTTTAACCGCAATCGAGTGTTCTCTAAAGCCAACATTTCGGATTACTCTACGCAAAGATCTCGCTGCTAGGAAAACATTTACCGCACCTTTCCTAGAAACTCCGATCGCCTTTGTTCCGATTGGGTTGAATCAAGATTTGGATGAAGCGATGAAGGATGCAGTGCGTAAAAGCCTCACTTTTATCACAGAAGTTACACCCCTCAACGGACAAGAAGCTCTACAACTGAGCAGTGCCGCAGTAGATTTTGAGGTCACTCAAGTTGTGGATATCGTCAAGGGAATTCATGGAGTGATCATGAAAGATCTAATTA
- a CDS encoding pentapeptide repeat-containing protein — MQRVSAKEILSSYAEGQRNFSEIDAEEVSLFEADLSNINLQGSNLAAAYLPYANLTHANLQSTQLQAAEMSNIQLYQADLAGADLQKANLSRANLRHANLQGANLAGADLSGADLYNADLTKANLSSADLSRTNLEKTKLQAAQLTGCNLYRAQQANLEQAYIDRTTIFPDGHRDSPSQ, encoded by the coding sequence ATGCAGAGGGTCAGCGCCAAAGAAATATTATCTTCCTACGCAGAAGGGCAACGGAATTTTAGCGAAATTGATGCTGAGGAAGTTTCTCTGTTTGAAGCAGATTTGTCAAACATCAATTTACAAGGCAGCAACTTAGCCGCAGCTTACCTACCGTATGCTAATCTCACCCACGCCAATCTCCAGTCTACGCAGTTGCAAGCAGCGGAGATGAGCAATATTCAGCTCTACCAAGCAGATTTGGCGGGAGCAGACTTACAAAAGGCAAATCTATCGCGGGCCAACTTGCGACATGCCAACTTACAAGGCGCAAATTTAGCAGGCGCAGATCTATCCGGGGCAGATCTATATAACGCTGACCTCACCAAAGCAAACTTGTCTTCAGCAGACCTCAGCCGCACCAACTTAGAAAAAACTAAACTCCAAGCGGCTCAGCTCACAGGCTGTAATTTGTACCGGGCTCAACAAGCCAATCTAGAACAAGCTTATATCGATCGCACCACCATTTTTCCTGATGGTCACCGAGACAGTCCTTCTCAATGA
- a CDS encoding SagB/ThcOx family dehydrogenase — translation MPELRVSIAQHYHERTKYDPQTLASKSHYLDWENQPVPFKEYQIGTSIDLKPFLSDQRDALAEDSETLWWQRLSRLLFCSYGLTGMIPTAGSPVYLRAAPSAGGLYPAEIYLVSRGTPFLPAGLYNYQSKTHSLLHFWDSDIWQKLQSACFWHPTLDHTQMAVVTTAVFFRSAWRYQDRAYRRIFLDTGHLLGNMELACALNDYRPHLIGGFADAAIDQLLYLDPEQEGALAVIPLADLLEVTQNLPLAVTALASATQTEYPSIPDGELLSYFHQATQIQPSAVFKKAQSQKSLEKAQPDKYNFPFCLKVSTLSPPIVWGENLGAMQETMLRRRSTRAYSGESITLAELKALLDFTYQPQHYIEQQLDGHPDYFALSLIQTFIAVSGVIGLEEGCYYYAPQTQELRQIRFKNFRRELHYLCLGQDLGRDAAAVVFHTADLKSAVAQYGDRVYRYLHMDAGHLGQKLNLAAIHLGLGVSGIGGFFDDQVNEVLGIPVDEAALYITTLGRPA, via the coding sequence ATGCCAGAACTTCGAGTCTCGATCGCTCAGCACTACCATGAGCGCACCAAATACGATCCACAAACCCTTGCCAGCAAAAGCCATTATCTGGATTGGGAGAACCAGCCTGTTCCGTTTAAGGAATACCAGATCGGCACGTCCATAGATCTCAAGCCTTTTCTAAGCGATCAACGAGATGCTTTGGCTGAAGACTCAGAAACCCTTTGGTGGCAACGGTTATCGCGCCTGCTATTTTGCAGCTATGGGTTGACAGGCATGATTCCCACGGCTGGCAGCCCAGTGTACTTACGCGCTGCACCTTCCGCAGGCGGATTGTATCCTGCAGAAATTTATTTAGTCTCGCGAGGGACACCGTTTTTGCCTGCTGGGTTGTATAACTATCAGTCCAAAACTCATTCGCTCCTGCATTTCTGGGACAGTGATATTTGGCAAAAATTGCAATCAGCTTGCTTTTGGCATCCCACTTTAGATCACACGCAGATGGCGGTAGTGACTACTGCGGTGTTCTTCCGCTCGGCGTGGCGTTATCAAGACCGAGCCTACCGTCGCATTTTTTTGGATACGGGGCATCTGTTGGGCAATATGGAGCTGGCCTGCGCCCTCAATGATTACCGTCCACATTTGATTGGCGGATTTGCCGATGCAGCGATCGATCAGTTGCTCTACCTCGATCCGGAGCAAGAAGGAGCGCTCGCGGTGATTCCGTTAGCCGATCTGCTGGAAGTAACGCAAAACTTGCCCCTCGCGGTGACAGCCTTGGCTTCAGCCACCCAAACTGAGTATCCCAGCATTCCTGACGGAGAATTGCTGAGCTATTTCCACCAAGCGACCCAGATTCAGCCAAGCGCGGTTTTCAAAAAGGCGCAATCTCAGAAGAGCTTAGAGAAAGCTCAGCCGGATAAATACAATTTTCCGTTTTGCTTGAAAGTTTCCACGCTATCCCCACCGATTGTTTGGGGAGAAAACTTGGGAGCTATGCAAGAAACTATGCTTCGTCGTCGTTCTACCCGTGCCTACAGCGGAGAATCGATTACCTTAGCCGAGCTGAAAGCGTTACTAGACTTTACTTACCAACCTCAACACTATATTGAGCAGCAGTTGGATGGGCACCCAGACTATTTTGCCTTGAGCTTGATTCAAACCTTTATTGCGGTTTCTGGTGTGATTGGTTTAGAGGAAGGCTGCTACTACTACGCCCCCCAGACTCAGGAGTTACGGCAAATCCGCTTCAAAAACTTCCGGCGAGAATTACATTACCTATGCTTGGGGCAAGATTTAGGTCGTGATGCCGCAGCAGTGGTATTTCATACAGCAGACCTAAAAAGTGCGGTGGCCCAATATGGCGATCGCGTCTACCGTTATCTGCACATGGATGCGGGACACTTGGGACAAAAGCTCAACCTCGCGGCCATTCATCTCGGTTTGGGGGTCAGCGGTATTGGTGGCTTTTTTGATGACCAGGTAAATGAAGTGCTAGGCATCCCGGTGGATGAAGCGGCTCTCTATATCACTACTCTAGGTCGCCCAGCCTAG
- the nfi gene encoding deoxyribonuclease V (cleaves DNA at apurinic or apyrimidinic sites), whose protein sequence is MKIQPRHDWPATAEQATVIQQQLRGEIIMTDQLGTVQRVAGVDVGFEAEGTITRAAIAVLSFPELQLVEQAIARRPTTFPYIPGFLSFREIPAVLDALAQITTPLDLLLCDGHGIAHPRRMGIAAHLGLLVDLPAIGVGKSLLVGKHDEVPNERGAWQPLQHRGETIGAVLRTRINTKPLYISLGHRISLPSAIDYVMRCTPKYRLPETTRQAHKLASG, encoded by the coding sequence ATGAAAATTCAACCACGACATGATTGGCCCGCCACCGCTGAACAGGCCACTGTGATTCAACAGCAGTTGCGCGGTGAGATCATCATGACAGACCAACTAGGAACTGTGCAGCGCGTAGCTGGAGTCGATGTGGGATTTGAGGCCGAGGGGACGATTACCCGGGCTGCGATCGCCGTGTTGAGTTTTCCCGAATTGCAACTGGTAGAGCAAGCGATCGCCCGTCGCCCCACCACCTTTCCTTATATTCCAGGCTTTTTGTCGTTCCGAGAAATTCCCGCTGTCCTGGATGCTTTAGCGCAAATCACGACTCCCCTCGATCTGCTCCTCTGTGATGGTCATGGGATCGCGCATCCGCGACGGATGGGCATTGCGGCCCACTTAGGGCTACTGGTGGATTTACCTGCCATTGGTGTCGGCAAGTCTTTACTAGTGGGAAAACATGATGAGGTGCCCAATGAGCGAGGCGCTTGGCAACCGCTACAGCATCGAGGTGAAACCATTGGAGCCGTGTTACGAACCCGTATTAACACCAAACCCCTCTACATTTCCCTAGGGCACCGGATTAGTCTGCCGAGCGCGATCGATTATGTGATGCGCTGTACGCCAAAATATCGGCTCCCAGAAACCACCCGTCAGGCTCACAAATTGGCATCCGGGTGA
- a CDS encoding DUF4397 domain-containing protein, producing MPLHHQGWMLLSVLATGVGLAMPSQAENLAYVNYWLLDAKPTVKTLHLNQQPLHASYSPEQIIPSQRLPAGKYALSLNSPAAPLAQSFNLEAEQFYTVALFQKGQVLQGLVLNDKLSRPEPTVRLVNLMPEPVQVTINQAQLKGLELQSGEQKDVAIAINSPSKVGLVTVQTTAKSNLSHSVTKTFGVGPDYASVVVISPEASSLRLTRWQYDRCAVRIETYQYEDACGHSD from the coding sequence ATGCCACTTCATCATCAAGGCTGGATGCTGCTATCAGTCCTCGCGACTGGGGTTGGACTAGCGATGCCCTCCCAAGCTGAGAACTTGGCTTACGTAAACTACTGGCTACTGGATGCTAAACCAACCGTGAAGACGCTGCACTTAAACCAGCAACCGCTCCATGCTTCTTATTCTCCAGAGCAAATCATTCCATCCCAACGCCTTCCTGCGGGAAAGTACGCCCTCTCCCTCAATTCCCCTGCTGCTCCACTAGCGCAGAGCTTTAATTTAGAAGCTGAGCAGTTTTACACCGTAGCTCTATTTCAAAAGGGTCAGGTACTTCAAGGGCTAGTGCTGAATGACAAGCTGAGTCGTCCTGAACCTACAGTGAGACTTGTGAATCTCATGCCTGAGCCTGTCCAAGTGACTATCAATCAAGCTCAGTTAAAAGGATTAGAGCTGCAATCGGGTGAGCAAAAAGATGTGGCGATCGCTATTAATAGCCCCTCGAAAGTTGGTTTAGTGACGGTGCAAACCACTGCTAAATCTAATCTGAGTCACTCGGTGACCAAAACCTTTGGGGTTGGGCCTGATTATGCTTCTGTGGTCGTGATTAGCCCTGAAGCCAGCTCACTCAGATTGACTCGTTGGCAGTACGATCGCTGTGCTGTCCGGATTGAAACTTACCAGTACGAAGATGCCTGTGGTCACTCAGATTAA
- a CDS encoding class I SAM-dependent methyltransferase, translating into MEIQRRMAVVAKGMGLGTAIALLASCTQSLVSNSSVSASNSAVVSASVPVAEAPAVNSPPPNSSPGAPVVEKEVPYVATPNEVVAEMLKVARVTGRDQLYDLGSGDGRIVLTAAQKYGTRGVGVELDPKLIQESNANAQKAGLGDRVQFLQQDLFQTNLRDATVVTLYLLPAVNLKLQPKLLNELKPGSRVVSHAFDMGNWKPDKTLTVRVPKTGRIHAIYYWVVPEKVAGNWQGTLATPIGPQPVNLLLRQQFQQVSGAATAGSETLAINNAKLTGKQISFKTSKNVKGQPLTIQFAGEVNGNTLKGIATLQGAGFLAGKYNLVAQRR; encoded by the coding sequence ATGGAAATCCAACGCAGGATGGCTGTGGTAGCCAAAGGAATGGGTTTAGGGACTGCGATCGCACTTTTGGCTAGTTGTACTCAGTCTCTCGTCTCCAACTCGTCCGTCTCGGCCTCCAACTCGGCAGTTGTGTCTGCTTCTGTTCCAGTGGCGGAGGCTCCTGCGGTTAATTCTCCGCCTCCTAATTCATCCCCTGGTGCCCCAGTGGTGGAGAAGGAAGTGCCTTATGTGGCGACGCCGAATGAAGTGGTGGCCGAAATGTTGAAGGTGGCGAGAGTTACAGGCCGAGATCAGCTCTACGACTTAGGCTCAGGTGACGGGCGCATTGTGCTGACCGCAGCTCAGAAGTACGGCACTCGTGGAGTTGGGGTAGAACTTGACCCGAAGCTAATTCAAGAGAGTAATGCCAACGCTCAAAAAGCAGGTTTGGGCGATCGCGTCCAGTTTTTGCAGCAAGATTTGTTTCAAACCAATCTCCGCGATGCCACCGTGGTCACTCTCTACTTGTTGCCTGCCGTTAACCTTAAATTGCAGCCTAAGCTCTTGAATGAACTTAAACCGGGGTCGCGCGTGGTTTCTCATGCCTTTGATATGGGCAACTGGAAACCCGATAAAACCTTAACGGTGAGAGTGCCTAAAACGGGCCGCATTCATGCAATTTACTACTGGGTGGTGCCAGAGAAGGTGGCGGGAAACTGGCAAGGGACATTAGCCACCCCCATTGGGCCGCAACCTGTCAACTTGTTACTGCGGCAGCAATTCCAGCAAGTGAGTGGCGCAGCGACGGCAGGCAGTGAAACGCTGGCAATCAACAATGCCAAGTTGACGGGTAAACAAATCAGCTTTAAGACGAGCAAAAATGTGAAAGGCCAGCCACTAACGATTCAGTTCGCCGGGGAGGTGAATGGCAATACCCTAAAAGGAATTGCTACGTTGCAAGGAGCGGGCTTCTTAGCTGGGAAGTACAATCTGGTCGCTCAGCGTCGGTGA
- the cynS gene encoding cyanase produces MTIPAITQKLLAAKQIQGVSFTDLEKILGRDEVWIAAVFYRQASASEDEASKLVEALGLGPDVASELTEYPLKGLGPVVPTDPLIYRFYEIMQVYGMPLKEVIQEKFGDGIMSAIDFTLDVEKETDPKGDRVKLTMSGKFLPYKKW; encoded by the coding sequence ATGACGATTCCAGCAATTACTCAGAAGCTACTAGCTGCGAAACAAATCCAAGGGGTGAGTTTTACAGATCTAGAAAAAATTCTAGGCCGAGATGAAGTTTGGATTGCGGCAGTGTTTTATCGCCAAGCCAGTGCTTCTGAGGATGAAGCCAGTAAGTTAGTGGAGGCTTTAGGATTAGGGCCAGACGTAGCATCTGAGTTGACCGAATATCCCCTCAAAGGTCTAGGGCCAGTAGTACCAACCGATCCGCTGATTTATCGCTTCTACGAAATTATGCAGGTCTACGGCATGCCATTAAAGGAAGTCATTCAGGAGAAATTCGGAGATGGCATTATGAGTGCAATCGACTTCACGCTGGATGTAGAAAAGGAAACAGACCCGAAGGGCGATCGCGTCAAACTGACCATGTCAGGAAAATTCTTGCCCTACAAAAAGTGGTAA
- a CDS encoding SDR family oxidoreductase, producing the protein MFLVTGATGGLGRKIVHTLCEQEKAVRAFVRLTSRYAELEHRGAEIFIGDLRQERDIQKACQGVQYVISTHGATGSSDGDAQTLDYRANIDLIDAAKANGVQHFVFISVLGVDRGYEDSPTFKAKFAVERYLQNSGLSYTILRPSGFSSNLLPLAEQFSNTGIYLLVGDPHNRSSIVSTDDLARISVDAVSNEAAHNQIFAVGGPEILKRSDIPAIFGRIFDRDPIVINPPLFLFDGVRTAVGLVNARTQKALGTLRTLLANEFFCTSKEIERLESTFHIKMESLETFLRRYLSV; encoded by the coding sequence ATGTTTTTAGTCACTGGAGCCACCGGAGGGCTAGGTCGCAAAATTGTCCACACGCTGTGTGAGCAAGAAAAAGCGGTACGAGCGTTTGTGCGGCTGACATCCCGCTATGCCGAACTAGAACACCGTGGTGCGGAAATCTTTATCGGGGATTTGCGGCAAGAACGCGATATCCAAAAAGCTTGCCAAGGTGTGCAATATGTCATCAGCACTCACGGTGCGACTGGCTCTAGTGATGGCGATGCTCAAACGCTGGACTACCGCGCCAATATTGACTTAATTGATGCGGCTAAAGCCAATGGAGTGCAACACTTTGTCTTTATTTCGGTGCTAGGAGTGGATCGCGGCTACGAAGACTCCCCCACCTTCAAAGCCAAGTTTGCCGTAGAGCGCTACCTACAAAACAGCGGCCTCAGCTACACCATCCTGCGTCCTTCTGGTTTTTCGTCTAACTTGCTCCCTCTAGCCGAGCAATTTAGCAACACTGGTATCTATCTCTTAGTTGGCGATCCTCACAACCGTTCCTCCATCGTCAGCACCGACGACCTCGCCAGAATTAGCGTTGATGCTGTTTCCAATGAAGCTGCCCACAATCAAATCTTTGCCGTTGGTGGACCCGAAATCTTAAAGCGATCGGATATCCCTGCTATCTTTGGCCGCATCTTTGATCGCGACCCCATTGTGATTAATCCTCCCTTATTCCTATTCGACGGCGTGAGAACCGCAGTTGGGCTAGTCAATGCCAGAACCCAAAAGGCTTTGGGCACTCTTCGCACTCTCCTTGCTAACGAATTTTTCTGTACTTCCAAGGAGATCGAGCGATTAGAATCTACCTTCCACATCAAAATGGAATCCCTCGAAACCTTCCTGCGGCGTTATTTGAGTGTTTAG
- the xth gene encoding exodeoxyribonuclease III — MKIATWNVNSIRTRLEHVLNWLQANPVNVLCVQETKVIDADFPRSPFTELGYHLYISGQKSYNGVALISRTPLEDVTAGFTPILGESLVGELDVQKRVITGVLDGIRIVNLYVPNGSEVGSEKYVYKLRWLQVLREYLEALCLKDSNPPKILVCGDFNIALEDRDIHNPKGREKHIMASDHERAALQTVLELGFADAFRKFTQDGGHFSWWDYRSGSFQRNSGWRIDHHYLTPVLYERAIACTIDIAPRQLEKPSDHAPVTVELEVAL, encoded by the coding sequence ATGAAGATTGCCACCTGGAACGTCAACTCCATTCGCACCCGCCTAGAACATGTCCTAAACTGGCTGCAAGCCAACCCAGTAAACGTGCTGTGTGTGCAGGAAACCAAAGTCATAGACGCTGACTTCCCGCGATCGCCCTTCACCGAGTTAGGCTACCACCTCTACATTTCTGGGCAAAAGTCTTACAACGGCGTCGCCCTAATCAGCCGTACTCCTTTAGAAGATGTCACCGCTGGATTCACCCCAATTTTAGGCGAAAGCTTAGTAGGTGAACTTGATGTCCAAAAACGAGTGATTACAGGGGTTTTAGATGGCATTCGCATCGTTAACCTGTACGTCCCCAACGGCTCCGAAGTGGGCAGCGAAAAGTATGTCTATAAATTGCGATGGCTCCAAGTTCTGCGCGAGTATCTCGAAGCTCTATGCCTCAAAGACAGCAACCCACCTAAAATTTTAGTCTGTGGCGACTTCAATATTGCCTTAGAAGATCGAGACATCCATAACCCCAAAGGCCGTGAAAAACACATTATGGCCTCGGATCATGAGCGTGCCGCCTTGCAAACTGTTCTGGAGCTGGGCTTTGCAGATGCGTTTCGCAAATTTACCCAGGATGGAGGTCACTTTAGTTGGTGGGACTACCGCTCTGGCTCTTTTCAACGCAACAGCGGTTGGCGGATCGACCATCACTACCTAACTCCAGTCTTGTACGAACGGGCGATCGCTTGCACCATCGACATTGCCCCGCGCCAACTAGAAAAACCCAGCGACCATGCACCTGTAACTGTCGAACTGGAGGTCGCACTTTAG
- a CDS encoding cation diffusion facilitator family transporter → MLHHHHSSHSCNSDHCDHSISAASLDPGSTPIQKLRLLWIALILTGCFSLAELIVSHRSHSLALLADSGHLFSDTLSLALALLATWIARLPASEQAPFGYRRVEILAALANGLSLVAIACWVGWEAIARLQSPPTEILSLPMLLTAVVGLGVNSLNAWFLHRDTHHDLNLRGAFLHMVADAISSVGVILAATAVGKLHWLWADGAISLLVAGFIATGAIPLIQQSLNILLERTPQQIDVPALAAALMQHKAVVSIEALKLWTVALGQEVLCVQLQVNLSDGLARDRLLQQIQTQMQQEFGLQDVMVQMTLAPGQQAITTQLSPTLSDQIVLPS, encoded by the coding sequence ATGCTCCACCATCATCACTCCTCCCACTCCTGCAACAGTGATCACTGTGACCACTCCATCTCCGCTGCCTCTCTAGACCCAGGCAGCACACCAATTCAGAAGTTGCGCTTATTGTGGATAGCGCTCATTCTGACAGGTTGCTTTTCGCTAGCGGAGTTAATCGTGAGTCACCGCAGCCATAGTTTGGCCCTGCTGGCTGATTCAGGACATTTGTTCTCCGACACGCTATCGCTCGCTTTAGCACTGTTAGCCACCTGGATCGCCCGTCTACCTGCTTCTGAACAAGCTCCTTTTGGCTACCGTCGGGTGGAGATTTTGGCCGCTTTAGCCAATGGGTTGAGCTTGGTTGCGATCGCTTGCTGGGTCGGTTGGGAAGCGATCGCCCGACTGCAATCTCCCCCGACTGAAATTCTCAGCTTGCCCATGCTGCTCACGGCTGTGGTGGGCTTAGGGGTTAATAGCTTAAATGCCTGGTTCTTGCATCGCGACACCCACCACGACTTGAATCTGCGGGGAGCCTTTCTACATATGGTGGCCGATGCCATTAGCTCCGTGGGCGTAATCTTGGCAGCGACCGCGGTCGGCAAACTGCACTGGCTCTGGGCAGATGGAGCCATTAGCCTACTCGTGGCTGGGTTCATTGCCACTGGAGCCATTCCGCTGATTCAGCAGAGCTTGAATATTCTGCTAGAACGCACCCCTCAGCAGATTGATGTCCCAGCCCTGGCAGCAGCTTTAATGCAGCACAAAGCTGTGGTTAGTATTGAGGCTCTGAAGCTTTGGACGGTGGCTCTGGGGCAAGAAGTGCTGTGTGTGCAATTACAGGTCAATTTAAGCGATGGGTTAGCCCGCGATCGCTTGTTGCAGCAAATCCAAACCCAAATGCAGCAAGAATTTGGCCTACAAGATGTGATGGTGCAAATGACTCTAGCTCCTGGTCAGCAGGCGATCACGACGCAACTATCACCGACGCTGAGCGACCAGATTGTACTTCCCAGCTAA